In Lycium ferocissimum isolate CSIRO_LF1 chromosome 11, AGI_CSIRO_Lferr_CH_V1, whole genome shotgun sequence, a single genomic region encodes these proteins:
- the LOC132038117 gene encoding uncharacterized protein LOC132038117 gives MKFYADKKRTDREFAVGDMVVDRIGKVAYKLALPPSSKVHPVFHVSLLKKKVGTRIVVQSELPPTGEDGQFLVQPVAILQRQMVKKNNVVVIKVLVQWSNLPPEDATWEDYQFLNAKYLNFDSHL, from the exons ATGAAGTTTTATGCTGATAAAAAGAGGACTGACAGAGAATTTGCAGTTGGTGACATG GTGGTTGACAGGATTGGAAAGGTTGCTTATAAGCTGGCACTACCCCCAAGTTCAAAAGTgcatccagtgtttcatgttTCCTTGCTTAAGAAGAAGGTGGGTACAAGAATAGTGGTGCAATCTGAGCTACCTCCTACTGGTGAAGATGGTCAATTCCTTGTTCAACCAGTGGCAATTCTACAAAGACAAATGGTGAAGAAGAACAATGTTGTTGTGATCAAAGTATTAGTGCAATGGTCCAATTTACCACCTGAAGATGCCACTTGGGAAGACTATCAGTTCCTCAATGCTAAATATCTAAATTTTGATTCCCATCTTTGA